In the Cylindrospermopsis raciborskii Cr2010 genome, ATATCTACTCATATCCAACTTGATGAGGTAGGTTGGGTTGAGGAGCGAAACCCAACAAACCAACAGGTAGCTCAATAACAAATCTAACCCACGAACCATTTGAATCCATATCTACTCATGCCCAATATGACCACCAAAAACATGCCTTTCTTCCGCTCCCCACATAACATCATAAAATCCCGCTTGAACATAACGATGAAAACTTGAATACTGCCAATCTTTTGGTGCATTTACCAATCCATGACGAACCGGATTATAGTGAATATACTCGACATGATTAATAAAATCTCGATCATCCCGAATTTGATGCTCCCAAAAGCGACGTTGCCAAATTGGCTTTTCACCTTTTTGCTCCTGAGATAAAGTCATTGTTCCCTGACAAGAAACCTGACATTTACGACTAAAATAACTTTTAATTAATCGCCAACGAGTCGAAAAATCCCCATCATTTTCAGGTAATGTCCAAAGACAATGAAGATGCTCAGGCAAAATAACGATCGCATCAATTTTAAATTGGTAGTTTTTCATCACATATCGAAACGCTTCCCTTAGTAAATCTATATTTTCCGATTTACCTAAAATGGGACGACGACAATAAGTAACAAGAGTGAAAAAATAGGTCGCCCCTGGTGTCTTTGCTCGACGATATTCCATATTATAATTAATGAAACAGAAAAGGATAACCCAACAAACCAACAGAGAGAAAAACAGATACCCTTAAAACATTATATAATCCCGTAGGTTGGGTTGAGGAACGAAACCCAACAAACCCCACTGTTAATTATAGTCCATGTGAACTCCTTGTATTATAGGGTGAGCGGTTTGATTTTACTTCCAGCGATCGCCTGTTTTTAAAAATATTTACCGTAGGTTGGGTTGAGGAACGAAACCCAACAAACCCCACTGTTAATTATAGTCCATGTGAACTCCTTGTATTATAGGGTGGGCGGTTTGATTTTACTTCCAGCGATCGCCTGTTTTTAAAAACATTTACCGTAGGTTGGATTGAGAAAACCCAACAAACCCCACTGTTAATTATAGTCCATGTGAACTCCTTGTATTATAGGGTGGGCGGTTTGATTTTACTTCCAGCGATCGCCTGTTTTTAAAAACATTTACCGTAGGTTGGATTGAGAAAACCCAACAAACCCCACTGTTAATTATAGTTTATGTGAACTCCTTGTCTTATAGGGTGAGCGGTTTGATTTTACTTCCAGCGATCGCCTGTTTTTAAAAACATTTACCGTAGGTTGGATTAAGAAAACCCAACAAACCAACAGAGAGAAAAACAGATACCCTTAAAACATCATATAATCCCGTAGGTTGGGTTGAGGAACGAAACCCAACAAACCCCACTGTTAATCATAGTCTATGTGAACTCCTTGTATTATAGGGTGGGCGGTTTGATTTTACTTCCAGCGATCGCCTGTTTTTAAAAACATTTACCGTAGGTTGGATTGAGAAAACCCAACAAACCCCACTGTTAATTATAGTCCATGTGAACTCCTTGTATTATAGGGTGGGCGGTTTGATTTTACTTCCAGCGATCGCCTGTTTTTAAAAACATTTACCGTAGGTTGGGTTGAGGAACGAAACCCAACAAACCAACAGATACCCTTAAAACATTATATAATCCCGTAGGTTAGATTGAGAAAACCCAACAAACCTCACCGTTAATTATAGTCTATGTGAACTCCTTGTCTTATAGGGTGGGCGGTTTGATTTTACTTCCAGCGATCGCCTGTTTTTAAAAACATTTACCGTAGGTTGGATTGAGAAAACCCAACAAACCCCACTGTTAATTATAGTTTATGTGAACTCCTTGTCTTATAGGGTGAGCGGTTTGATTTTACTTCCAGCGATCGCCTGTTTTTAAAAACATTTACCGTAGGTTGGATTAAGAAAACCCAACAAACCAACAGAGAGAAAAACAGATACCCTTAAAACATCATATAATCCCGTAGGTTGGGTTGAGGAACGAAACCCAACAAACCCCACTGTTAATCATAGTCTATGTGAACTCCTTGTCTTATAGGGTGATCGGTTTGATTTTACTTCCAGCGATCGCCTGTTTTTAAAAACATTTACCGTAGGTTGGATTGAGAAAACCCAACAAACCCCACTGTTAATTATAGTTTATGTGAACTCCTTGTCTTATAGGGTGATCGGTTTGATTTTACTTCCAGCGATCGCCTGTTTTTAAAAACATTTACCGTAGGTTGGATTGAGAAAACCCAACAAACCCCACTGTTAATTATAGTTTATGTGAACTCCTTGTATTATAGGGTGGGCGGTTTGATTTTACTTCCAGCGATCGCCTGTTTTTAAAAACATTTACCGTAGGTTGGGTTGAGAAAACCTAACAAACCCCACTGTTAATTATAGTCCATGTGAACTCCTTGTCTTATAGGGTGGGCGGTTTGATTTTACTTCCAGCGATCGCCTGTTTTTAAAAACATTTACCGTAGGTTGGGTTGAGGAACGAAACCCAACAAACCAACAGATACCCTTAAAACATTATATAATCCCATAGGTTAGATTGAGAAAACCCAACAAACCTCACCGTTAATTATAGTCTATGTGAACTCCTTGTCTTATAGGGTGATCGGTTTGATTTTACTTCCAGCGATCGCCTTTAAAAACATTTACCGTAGGTTGGATTGAGAAAACCCAACAAACCCCACTGTTAATTATAGTTTATGTGAACTCCTTGTATTATAGGGTGGGCGGTTTGATTTTACTTCCAGCGATCGCCTGTTTTAAAAACATTTACCGTAGGTTGGGTTGAGGAACGAAACCCAACAAACCCCACTGTTAATTATAGTCCATGTGAACTCCTTGTATTATAGGGTGGGCGGTTTGATTTTACTTCCAGCGATCGCCTGTTTTTAAAAATATTTACCGTAGGTTGGATTAAGAAAACCCAACAAACCAACAGAGAGAAAAACAGATACCCTTAAAACATTATATAATCCCGTAGGTTGGGTTGAGGAACGAAACCCAACAAACCCCACTGTTAATTATAGTTTATGTGAACTCCTTGTATTATAGGGTGGGCGGTTTGATTTTACTTCCAGCGATCGCCTGTTTTTAAAAACATTTACCGTAGGTTGGATTGAGAAAACCCAACAAACCCCACTGTTAATTATAGTTTATGTGAACTCCTTGTCTTATAGGGTGAGCGGTTTGATTTTACTTCCAGCGATCGCCTGTTTTTAAAAACATTTACCGTAGGTTGGATTGAGAAAACCCAACCTACGGGACTATATAATTATTCAAGGTTATACAGCAGATTCTTTTGTTATGATGTACTTCATGAAAGTGGAAAGTGCTGTATGTGTGTATCTCCCTGTTGGTTTGTTGGGTTTCGTTCCTCAACCCAACCTACGAGACTATATCAAAGGAATTTATGTTAAAAGAAGTCAATATTGGCACTTTGATAAAAAGCGATCGCACTTTTCATGGGGGTTGTCCCATGATTGCGGGAACTGGTGTTACCGTATGAAGAATAGTAATCTAGTATAAATTAGGTCGCTCCTGGTGTTTTTGCTCGACGATATTCCATATTATAATTGGTGGAATACAGGAGTATGTTTGGATCAATCCGTTGAAAAAGAATTTTGGTGTCAGACAGGGAATTCATTCCCTGTCTCACCATTGAGAGCGAAATGCGATCGCCTACCTCTAATTCATAGATAAACCGGTCAATTAATCAGAATCTGTCTTACCAGAATACTCATGACCTCCCCTGGGTTACTAGTCGGTATCGGATCACTCCAATCAGTTGCATGGGCATAACCAAGCACATGTAGATAGTGAATCGTACTAATAACTGTCTTTTTCGATCCAATTAACAGGTGCTTTAATGGTTCCCTGCGATCGCTTTCTGGAACTACCGTAGGGCCAACTACTCTAGTTTCGTTGACATTGCCAATAAAATTCTTAGTCTGTGTCATAATTTGATTACCTCTGAGAAAGGGGTGTAAGGTGATCTGGAATTCTTGGCCGAACCGCCCGATCACCTTACTTTTAAGTATAAAACTAATTGAACAGATATGCAAG is a window encoding:
- a CDS encoding REP-associated tyrosine transposase, encoding MEYRRAKTPGATYFFTLVTYCRRPILGKSENIDLLREAFRYVMKNYQFKIDAIVILPEHLHCLWTLPENDGDFSTRWRLIKSYFSRKCQVSCQGTMTLSQEQKGEKPIWQRRFWEHQIRDDRDFINHVEYIHYNPVRHGLVNAPKDWQYSSFHRYVQAGFYDVMWGAEERHVFGGHIGHE